One Actinoplanes missouriensis 431 DNA segment encodes these proteins:
- a CDS encoding GGDEF domain-containing protein, producing the protein MVARIWLGRADHHFLLMNAPYMFVSIGTPILIVVGTIRHRPPHLAGWLILAAAQLLYAVGDGMTVFDDWLGDFLEPTPADVVYFVYYALAVTAILIFIRRRAPGWDLPSGVDALIIACSAGLLTWVYLVNPLTSDSELPLAAKLTESAYPVLDLMLLILAIRLVMGAGTRGPVLYLMITSLVLMFGADLLYAVLGVVTGEATSAAWLDTVWMASLGLLAMAALHPGIRTFDQRTATAIPDASPGRLVLLAIAVLMAPAVQMIEHLRGEDLSVPLASASCAVMFLLVLARMAGLITSQRQAAVTDGLTGLRTRRAFEETLAVECRRASRNGYEAGLLVIDVDHFKRVNDTYGHPAGDRILREVADRLAANARAGSVVGRYGGEEFVVLAPHTSPAALRAFAERIRTAVAGLPVKADDDMLLAVTVSVGAATGTDPEELLRVADAALYEAKAAGRNRSVLAAS; encoded by the coding sequence ATGGTGGCCCGGATCTGGCTGGGCCGGGCGGACCACCACTTTCTGCTGATGAACGCCCCGTACATGTTCGTCAGCATCGGCACACCGATCCTCATCGTGGTCGGCACGATCCGGCATCGGCCGCCGCATCTGGCGGGCTGGCTGATCCTGGCCGCGGCGCAGCTGCTCTACGCCGTCGGCGACGGCATGACCGTCTTCGACGACTGGCTCGGCGACTTCCTCGAGCCGACACCCGCCGACGTCGTGTACTTCGTCTACTACGCGCTCGCGGTGACCGCGATCCTCATCTTCATCCGGCGGCGCGCTCCCGGCTGGGACCTGCCGAGCGGGGTGGACGCGCTGATCATCGCCTGCAGCGCCGGGCTGCTGACCTGGGTCTACCTGGTCAACCCGCTCACCTCGGACTCCGAGTTGCCGCTCGCTGCCAAGTTGACCGAATCGGCGTATCCGGTCCTGGATCTGATGCTCTTGATCTTGGCGATCCGCCTGGTGATGGGCGCCGGCACCCGCGGCCCGGTCCTCTACCTGATGATCACCAGCCTGGTCCTGATGTTCGGCGCCGACCTGCTCTACGCGGTGCTCGGCGTGGTCACCGGCGAAGCCACGTCGGCGGCCTGGCTGGACACCGTGTGGATGGCCTCGCTCGGGCTGCTCGCCATGGCCGCGCTGCATCCCGGCATCCGTACGTTCGACCAGCGCACCGCGACCGCCATCCCCGACGCGTCGCCGGGCCGCCTGGTCCTGCTCGCCATCGCCGTGCTGATGGCCCCCGCCGTGCAGATGATCGAACACCTCCGCGGCGAGGATCTCAGCGTCCCGCTGGCGAGCGCCTCCTGCGCCGTCATGTTCCTGCTGGTCCTGGCCCGGATGGCCGGCCTGATCACGAGCCAGCGCCAGGCCGCGGTCACGGACGGCCTCACCGGCCTGCGCACCCGCCGGGCGTTCGAGGAGACACTCGCGGTGGAGTGCCGCCGAGCCTCCCGTAACGGGTACGAAGCGGGTCTGCTCGTCATCGACGTCGACCACTTCAAGCGAGTGAACGACACCTACGGTCACCCGGCCGGCGACCGCATCCTGCGCGAGGTGGCCGACCGCCTGGCCGCCAACGCCCGGGCCGGCTCGGTGGTCGGACGGTACGGCGGCGAGGAGTTCGTGGTGCTGGCCCCGCACACAAGCCCCGCGGCCCTGCGCGCGTTCGCCGAACGCATCCGCACCGCCGTGGCGGGCCTACCGGTGAAGGCCGACGACGACATGCTGCTGGCCGTGACGGTCTCGGTCGGAGCCGCCACCGGCACCGACCCGGAGGAGCTGCTGAGGGTAGCCGACGCAGCCCTGTACGAGGCCAAGGCCGCCGGCCGAAACCGCTCAGTCCTAGCCGCCAGCTGA
- a CDS encoding MGH1-like glycoside hydrolase domain-containing protein has product MRTDVSERDRLAQADSGEQPWRAWGPYLAERAWGTVREDYSEHGTAWDYFPHDHARSRAYRWNEDGMAGLCDDRQTFAFALALWNGKDPILKERMFGLGGDGGNHGEDAKDYWWYQDSTPTHSWMRWRYHYPQEEFPYDQLVRVNGQRSRNEGEYELVDTGIFDHDRFWAVTVDYAKASTHDVCIAITVSNRGPEAATLHVLPTLWFRNTWSWGMPNRTAPVIEGTPGRLAGTHKSLGDLTLVGEGAPAALMCDNETNSQRLWGLPGRSPYPKDGINDFLLHGMPTVNPAGLGTKGALHYELTLRPGETRTIRLRLTQGDAVGDLGADWDTVMRARHGEADDFFDEVIPSAASDEEKSVARQAIAGLMWGKQFYHFDVKQWLVGDPANSPPPPGRRYGRNNGWWHMNSFDVISMPDPWEYPWYAAWDLAFHCVSIARVDPGFAKSQLLLLLREWYMHPNGQIPAYEWSFGDVNPPVHAWAALRVFEIDGSKDHDFLSRVMHKLLLNFTWWVNRKDVGGNNVFEGGFLGLDNVGPFDRSAALPVAGVLEQSDGTGWMAMYALNLLDMAIILALHDAAYEDMATKFFEHFTYIAEAAYRQGLWDDEDSFFYDVLRLPDGHKVPLKARSIVGLLPLAATTRLTSKTLNRLPSVNSRVRWMLHTQRDYGDVISARRLGGADRRQQRLLSMVGQDQLLRILARLLDPEEFLSEYGLRTLSRSHLEKPFTVSLGGSDFTVGYEPAESTSGLFGGNSNWRGPIWMPVNYLLVQALREFAEFYGDDLKAEYPTGSHVKVPLGAIADDLSRRLIALFLPDESGKRPIYGATELFQTHPDWKDLVVFPEYFHGDNGAGLGAWHQTGWTALVVDLIFELHR; this is encoded by the coding sequence GTGAGAACGGACGTGTCGGAGCGCGACCGCCTGGCGCAGGCCGACTCCGGTGAGCAGCCGTGGCGCGCGTGGGGTCCCTACCTGGCCGAGCGGGCCTGGGGCACGGTCCGTGAGGACTACAGCGAGCACGGCACCGCCTGGGATTACTTCCCGCACGACCATGCGCGCTCCCGGGCGTACCGGTGGAACGAGGACGGCATGGCCGGACTCTGTGACGACCGGCAGACGTTCGCCTTCGCTCTCGCCCTCTGGAACGGCAAGGACCCGATCCTCAAGGAGCGGATGTTCGGTCTCGGCGGCGACGGCGGCAACCACGGCGAGGACGCCAAGGACTACTGGTGGTACCAGGACTCGACGCCGACCCACTCGTGGATGCGCTGGCGCTACCACTACCCGCAGGAGGAGTTCCCCTACGACCAGCTGGTCCGGGTGAACGGGCAGCGCTCCCGCAACGAGGGGGAGTACGAGCTCGTCGACACCGGGATCTTCGACCACGACCGGTTCTGGGCGGTGACCGTCGACTACGCGAAGGCGTCGACGCATGACGTCTGCATCGCGATCACGGTCTCGAACCGAGGGCCGGAAGCGGCGACCCTGCACGTCCTGCCGACACTCTGGTTCCGTAACACCTGGTCGTGGGGCATGCCGAACCGGACCGCGCCGGTGATCGAGGGGACGCCGGGGCGGCTGGCCGGGACGCACAAGTCGCTGGGCGACCTGACCCTGGTGGGCGAGGGCGCACCGGCGGCGCTGATGTGCGACAACGAGACGAACTCGCAGCGTCTGTGGGGACTGCCGGGCCGCAGCCCGTACCCCAAGGACGGTATTAATGACTTTTTGCTGCACGGCATGCCGACGGTGAATCCGGCGGGCCTGGGCACCAAGGGCGCACTGCACTATGAGCTGACGTTACGGCCGGGGGAAACACGGACAATTCGCCTGAGGCTCACTCAGGGGGATGCCGTGGGTGATCTTGGAGCCGACTGGGACACGGTCATGCGGGCCCGGCACGGCGAGGCCGACGACTTCTTCGACGAGGTGATCCCGTCCGCCGCCTCCGACGAGGAGAAATCCGTCGCCCGGCAGGCGATCGCCGGGCTCATGTGGGGCAAGCAGTTCTACCACTTCGACGTGAAGCAGTGGCTGGTCGGCGACCCCGCCAACTCGCCACCGCCACCGGGCCGGCGCTACGGGCGCAACAACGGCTGGTGGCACATGAACAGCTTCGACGTGATCAGCATGCCGGACCCGTGGGAGTACCCCTGGTACGCGGCCTGGGACCTGGCCTTCCACTGCGTCAGCATCGCCCGCGTCGACCCCGGTTTCGCGAAGTCCCAGCTGCTGTTGCTGCTCCGCGAGTGGTACATGCACCCCAACGGCCAGATCCCGGCGTACGAGTGGTCGTTCGGTGACGTGAACCCGCCGGTGCACGCCTGGGCGGCGCTGCGGGTCTTCGAGATCGACGGGTCGAAGGACCACGACTTCCTGTCCCGGGTCATGCACAAGCTGCTGCTCAACTTCACGTGGTGGGTGAACCGCAAGGACGTCGGCGGCAACAACGTCTTCGAGGGCGGCTTCCTCGGCCTGGACAACGTCGGCCCGTTCGACAGGTCCGCCGCGCTGCCGGTCGCCGGTGTGCTGGAACAGTCCGACGGCACGGGCTGGATGGCGATGTACGCCCTCAACCTGCTCGACATGGCGATCATCCTGGCGCTGCACGACGCCGCGTACGAGGACATGGCCACCAAGTTCTTCGAGCACTTCACGTACATCGCGGAGGCCGCGTACCGGCAGGGCCTCTGGGACGACGAGGACAGCTTCTTCTACGACGTGCTGCGGCTGCCCGACGGCCACAAGGTGCCGCTCAAGGCCCGGTCGATCGTCGGCCTGCTGCCGCTCGCGGCCACCACCCGGCTCACCTCGAAGACACTGAACCGGCTACCGAGCGTCAACTCTCGGGTGCGCTGGATGCTGCACACCCAGCGCGATTACGGCGACGTGATCAGCGCCCGGCGTCTGGGCGGCGCCGACCGCCGGCAGCAGCGGCTGCTGAGCATGGTGGGTCAGGACCAGCTTCTCCGGATCCTGGCGCGTCTGCTCGATCCCGAGGAGTTTCTTTCCGAGTACGGGTTACGTACGCTCTCCCGCTCCCACCTGGAGAAACCGTTCACCGTCTCGCTGGGCGGCTCCGACTTCACCGTCGGCTACGAGCCGGCCGAGAGCACCAGCGGCCTGTTCGGTGGCAACTCGAACTGGCGCGGGCCGATCTGGATGCCCGTGAACTATCTGCTGGTCCAGGCCCTCCGGGAGTTCGCCGAGTTCTACGGTGATGACCTGAAGGCGGAGTACCCGACCGGCTCGCACGTGAAGGTGCCACTCGGCGCGATCGCCGATGATCTCTCGCGACGACTGATCGCGCTGTTCCTGCCCGATGAGTCCGGAAAAAGGCCGATCTATGGGGCGACCGAGCTCTTCCAGACCCATCCGGACTGGAAGGATCTCGTCGTCTTCCCGGAGTACTTCCACGGGGACAACGGAGCCGGGCTGGGCGCCTGGCACCAGACCGGATGGACGGCCCTGGTCGTCGATCTGATCTTCGAACTGCATCGGTAG
- a CDS encoding SigE family RNA polymerase sigma factor, which produces MNAEEEEGFRQFVAAQLGPLRKLAYLTCGNWHTAEDAVATALAKLYPRWRKLDRPDLYAKTMVYRAAVDETRRPWRRERSAGDEMPDIAQRDPAAATDERLRVQVALRAVPRKQRAALILRYYLGLSLEETAGVLGISVGTAKSQTSRGLSRLREVLAAERIDLQVANIEELTRAVA; this is translated from the coding sequence TTGAACGCCGAGGAAGAGGAAGGGTTCCGCCAGTTCGTCGCCGCCCAGCTCGGGCCGCTGCGCAAATTGGCGTACCTGACTTGCGGCAACTGGCACACGGCTGAGGACGCCGTGGCCACCGCCCTGGCAAAGCTCTACCCGCGCTGGCGCAAGCTCGACCGGCCGGACCTGTACGCCAAGACCATGGTGTACCGGGCCGCCGTCGACGAGACACGCCGGCCATGGCGCCGGGAACGCTCCGCGGGCGACGAAATGCCGGACATCGCGCAGCGTGACCCGGCTGCGGCAACCGACGAGCGCCTCCGGGTTCAGGTCGCTCTGCGCGCCGTGCCCCGCAAGCAGCGCGCCGCTCTGATCCTCCGGTACTACCTCGGGCTCAGCCTCGAGGAGACCGCCGGGGTGCTGGGAATCTCCGTCGGCACCGCCAAGAGCCAGACATCGCGCGGTCTCAGCCGCCTGCGCGAGGTGCTGGCCGCCGAGAGAATCGACCTTCAGGTCGCGAACATCGAGGAGTTGACCCGTGCGGTTGCATGA
- a CDS encoding type IV toxin-antitoxin system AbiEi family antitoxin domain-containing protein yields the protein MTTAHGAPIARILQRQHGVISWRQARRHLSESAIWHRVESGRWQRMHLGVYLTHTGPVTEIEQWWIASLAVGNGRPALLAGVTALRVLGLKTPGSPGDAGPIHVILPARLTDKDPPWNVVVHRSRYLSDADVCRTGAVPCTTPGRSLIDAAQWALTDTAAITLVAAAVQQRVAGVDEAGVALRARRRVRRRRVIAAALADAGGGSESAYEVEFVRLCRRAGLPEPARQAVRTDRAGRRRYRDVFFEPWDVHVEIDGSQHMEVRGWYADMRSGNEVAISGVRLLRFPGWAVRHRPDEVVADVRAALTAAGWSEARPRAA from the coding sequence ATGACCACAGCTCACGGCGCTCCGATCGCACGCATCCTGCAGCGCCAGCACGGCGTGATCTCCTGGCGACAGGCCCGCCGGCACCTCAGCGAAAGCGCCATCTGGCACCGCGTCGAGTCGGGGCGCTGGCAGCGCATGCATCTCGGCGTCTACCTCACCCACACCGGCCCCGTGACCGAGATAGAGCAGTGGTGGATCGCCAGCCTCGCCGTTGGCAACGGCCGTCCTGCGCTTCTCGCCGGCGTGACCGCCCTGCGAGTTCTCGGCCTGAAGACGCCTGGGTCACCTGGCGACGCCGGTCCCATTCACGTCATCCTTCCGGCTCGGTTGACCGACAAGGATCCGCCGTGGAACGTCGTCGTGCATCGCAGTCGCTACCTCTCCGACGCCGATGTCTGCCGGACCGGCGCGGTGCCGTGCACCACGCCCGGCCGCTCTCTGATTGACGCGGCGCAGTGGGCACTGACGGATACGGCGGCGATCACACTGGTTGCGGCTGCGGTTCAGCAGCGGGTTGCCGGGGTGGACGAGGCGGGGGTCGCGTTGCGGGCTCGGCGGCGGGTCCGGCGGCGGCGGGTGATCGCGGCGGCTCTCGCGGACGCGGGTGGGGGTTCCGAGTCGGCGTACGAGGTGGAGTTCGTGCGGCTGTGTCGGCGGGCCGGGTTGCCGGAGCCGGCTCGGCAGGCGGTGCGGACGGATCGGGCGGGGCGGAGGCGGTACCGGGATGTGTTCTTCGAGCCGTGGGATGTGCACGTGGAGATCGACGGGTCGCAACACATGGAGGTACGGGGTTGGTATGCCGACATGCGATCCGGCAACGAGGTGGCGATCAGTGGGGTGCGGCTGCTCCGCTTTCCGGGCTGGGCGGTCCGGCACCGCCCGGACGAGGTGGTCGCCGACGTCCGCGCCGCGCTGACCGCCGCAGGCTGGAGCGAAGCTCGGCCCCGAGCCGCCTGA
- a CDS encoding chorismate-binding protein, producing the protein MPFALLHRDGADHVEVLTGTVVTAETLAAIPLEPGRPVLAVIPFRQIAERGFDCVDDGTPLECLLVDSIERQPLDAFPPGDLTVRDGGFDISDDEYGTIVERVLRDEIGHGEGANFVIHRTWTGTVDGDPVEAARAAFGRLLASEQGTYWTFLVHTGTRTLVGATPERHVSVADGIVMMNPISGTFRNGSGDILDFLRDPKEIEELYMVLDEELKMMATVAEHGGQVAGPFLKEMAHLTHTEYLLAGRGSLDVRDVLRETMFAPTVTGSPIENACRVIARHEQRGRRYYAGVLALLDHDSAGRQTLDAPILIRTAEIAPDGTLRIPVGATLVRHSTAAGEIAETHTKAAGILGAFTSASPSVRESAQSPEAERLLAARNTDLARFWLDSRQPGALEVPALTGRTAVIVDGEDTFTAMLAHQLKALGLSVTVVPWSAPAPPADLVVVGPGPGDPADTADPKMAALHALVRSLLAAGRPLFAVCLGQQVLASALGLPLVRRDSPYQGLARDIDLFGAQRRVGFYSSFAATAPPVPSPHRGPLAAAHTTPGAHAQPGSTPAAHGQPGSTPAAHGQPGSTPAGQDGSVSPALAGFGAARRVVASPQGDVELACDPADGLIHALRGARFAGVQFHPESVLSRDGIDVLRDLLTPLLSDVVSPVVNG; encoded by the coding sequence ATGCCATTCGCTCTGCTCCACCGCGACGGCGCCGACCACGTCGAAGTGCTGACCGGAACCGTCGTGACGGCGGAAACGCTCGCCGCGATCCCTCTCGAACCGGGCCGGCCCGTTCTCGCGGTGATTCCGTTCCGCCAGATCGCCGAACGCGGTTTCGACTGCGTCGACGACGGGACACCGCTCGAATGCCTTCTCGTCGACTCGATCGAAAGACAACCGCTCGACGCTTTCCCGCCCGGCGACCTGACCGTGCGCGACGGCGGATTCGACATCAGCGACGACGAATACGGCACGATCGTGGAACGCGTTCTGCGCGACGAGATCGGCCACGGCGAGGGCGCCAACTTCGTCATTCACCGCACCTGGACCGGCACCGTCGACGGCGATCCGGTCGAGGCGGCACGGGCCGCGTTCGGCCGGCTGCTCGCCTCCGAGCAGGGAACCTACTGGACGTTCCTGGTGCACACCGGCACTCGTACGCTCGTCGGCGCCACCCCGGAACGGCATGTCAGCGTCGCCGACGGGATCGTCATGATGAACCCGATCAGCGGCACGTTCCGCAACGGCTCCGGCGACATCCTCGATTTCCTGCGCGACCCCAAAGAAATCGAAGAGCTCTACATGGTCCTCGACGAGGAACTCAAAATGATGGCCACCGTCGCCGAACACGGCGGCCAGGTCGCCGGCCCGTTCCTCAAGGAGATGGCCCACCTCACCCACACCGAATACCTGCTTGCCGGCCGCGGTTCCCTCGACGTGCGCGACGTGCTCCGCGAAACCATGTTCGCGCCCACCGTCACCGGCAGCCCCATCGAGAACGCCTGCCGCGTCATCGCCCGCCACGAACAGCGCGGCCGCCGCTATTACGCCGGGGTACTGGCTCTGCTCGACCACGATTCCGCCGGCCGGCAGACACTCGACGCGCCCATTCTGATCCGTACCGCGGAAATCGCCCCCGACGGCACCCTGCGCATTCCGGTCGGCGCCACACTGGTCCGGCATTCCACGGCCGCCGGCGAAATCGCCGAGACCCACACCAAGGCGGCGGGCATTCTGGGTGCCTTCACATCCGCTTCCCCTTCGGTACGGGAATCCGCGCAGTCCCCGGAAGCCGAGCGGTTGCTGGCCGCCCGCAACACCGATCTGGCCCGCTTCTGGCTCGACTCCCGGCAGCCCGGCGCCCTGGAGGTGCCCGCGCTGACCGGCCGGACCGCCGTGATCGTCGACGGTGAGGACACGTTCACCGCGATGCTCGCCCACCAGCTGAAGGCGCTCGGCCTGTCCGTCACCGTTGTCCCCTGGTCCGCGCCGGCGCCCCCGGCCGACCTCGTCGTGGTGGGTCCCGGCCCCGGCGACCCGGCCGACACCGCCGACCCGAAGATGGCGGCCCTGCACGCGCTGGTCCGCTCCCTGCTGGCCGCCGGCCGCCCGCTCTTCGCCGTCTGCCTGGGTCAGCAGGTGCTGGCGTCGGCGCTGGGGTTGCCGCTGGTCCGGCGGGATTCGCCCTACCAGGGCCTGGCCCGCGACATCGACCTGTTCGGCGCCCAGCGGCGGGTCGGTTTCTACTCCAGCTTCGCCGCCACCGCCCCGCCCGTCCCGTCCCCGCACCGGGGCCCGCTCGCCGCCGCGCACACCACGCCCGGCGCCCACGCCCAGCCCGGGTCCACCCCCGCCGCCCACGGCCAGCCCGGGTCCACCCCCGCCGCCCACGGCCAGCCCGGGTCGACTCCCGCCGGGCAGGACGGTTCCGTTTCACCGGCGCTGGCGGGGTTCGGCGCGGCCCGGCGGGTGGTGGCGTCGCCGCAGGGTGACGTCGAGCTGGCCTGCGACCCGGCGGACGGCCTGATCCACGCGTTGCGGGGCGCCCGCTTCGCCGGGGTCCAGTTCCACCCGGAGTCGGTGCTGAGCCGCGACGGCATCGACGTCCTGCGCGACTTGTTGACCCCATTGCTGTCCGACGTGGTTAGCCCGGTCGTGAACGGGTAG
- a CDS encoding response regulator transcription factor: MTTVLVADDDADIRDLVAFKLEQAGLEVITVGDGQAAVETARAHHPTLAVLDVSMPGLSGIDVCRTLRAEPGTADMLIIMLTARVQEQDVEGGFSAGADDYVTKPFSPRELVSRIQALLTRARA, translated from the coding sequence GTGACGACGGTCCTGGTGGCCGACGATGATGCCGACATCCGCGATCTGGTGGCGTTCAAGCTGGAACAGGCGGGACTCGAGGTCATCACGGTCGGAGACGGGCAGGCCGCCGTCGAAACCGCACGGGCGCATCACCCGACCCTGGCGGTGCTCGATGTCTCGATGCCGGGGCTGTCCGGCATCGACGTCTGCCGGACGCTGCGTGCCGAGCCCGGCACCGCCGACATGCTGATCATCATGTTGACCGCTCGGGTGCAGGAGCAGGACGTCGAGGGCGGGTTCAGCGCCGGCGCCGACGATTACGTGACGAAACCGTTCAGCCCGCGGGAACTGGTTTCCCGGATCCAGGCGCTGCTGACCCGCGCCCGCGCCTGA
- a CDS encoding glycoside hydrolase family 3 C-terminal domain-containing protein, producing the protein MSSELSTAEQAAVTSGGDFWHTSAVESAGLPAVTLTDGPHGVRMQAAGGDLLAGVPATCFPPAVASASTWDPELLRRMGEALGDECRAQDVAVLLGPGVNLKRSPLGGRNFEYFSEDPILTGVLATEWVRGLQSRGVGASLKHFAVNSQETDRMRISADVDERTLREMYLRAFQRVVTRSQPWTVMCAYNKINGVYASENRWLLTEVLRDEWGFEGLVVSDWGAVVDRVKAIAAGLDLTMPGPDAAGDATLRDAVEEGRLEPGLLRASAERVRALVEKAGQRPAGGYDAAAHHALAREIAGRAIVLLKNEGDLLPLPGSGVSIAVIGEFARTPRYQGGGSSQITPTQLDDALTQIQAATSAGVTFAPGYTVEGAEPDEALLAEAAATAQAADIAVVFVGTVHETEGADRDSLDLPAAHLALIERVAAANPRTVVVLSNGAVLATKPWDESVPALVEGWLLGQAGGSALADVLFGRVNPSGRLAETIPLKLSDHPSYLDFPGEHGHVRYGEGIHVGYRGFDAREQAVAYPFGFGLSYTTFGYGAATATATATGVEVRVPVTNTGRRDGREVVQVYVSLPGSRVRRAPRELKAFASVEIPAGETTEVVLTIDREDLAYWETRLGRWVVEGGTYHVAVGASSRDIRSEVTLEVPADAARVPLTAESSVGEWFADPRGAELLGAAFAAATADAGTEGGQMAALTADPAMMMMLGSLPLSRMATFPGSPLRAGQLDKLVSEAND; encoded by the coding sequence ATGTCTTCCGAGCTCAGCACCGCCGAGCAGGCGGCCGTCACCAGCGGCGGCGACTTCTGGCACACCAGCGCGGTCGAGTCCGCCGGTCTGCCCGCCGTCACCCTGACCGACGGCCCGCACGGCGTCCGCATGCAGGCCGCCGGCGGCGACCTGCTCGCCGGCGTCCCGGCCACCTGTTTCCCGCCCGCCGTCGCCAGCGCCTCCACCTGGGACCCGGAGCTGCTGCGCCGGATGGGTGAGGCGCTCGGCGACGAGTGCCGCGCGCAGGACGTCGCGGTGCTGCTCGGCCCCGGGGTCAACCTGAAGCGCAGCCCGCTCGGCGGCCGCAACTTCGAGTACTTCTCGGAGGACCCGATCCTCACCGGCGTGCTCGCCACCGAGTGGGTGCGCGGCCTGCAGAGCCGGGGCGTCGGCGCGTCGCTCAAGCACTTCGCGGTCAACAGCCAGGAGACCGACCGGATGCGGATCAGCGCCGACGTCGACGAGCGCACGCTCCGCGAGATGTACCTTCGCGCCTTCCAGCGGGTCGTCACCCGGTCCCAGCCGTGGACCGTGATGTGCGCCTACAACAAGATCAACGGGGTGTACGCGAGCGAGAACCGCTGGCTGCTCACCGAGGTCCTGCGCGACGAGTGGGGCTTCGAGGGCCTGGTCGTGTCGGACTGGGGCGCCGTGGTGGACCGGGTGAAGGCCATCGCGGCCGGGCTCGACCTGACCATGCCGGGGCCGGATGCCGCGGGCGACGCCACGCTGCGTGACGCCGTGGAGGAGGGACGGCTCGAGCCGGGTCTGCTGCGGGCGTCCGCCGAACGCGTACGCGCGCTGGTGGAGAAGGCCGGGCAACGGCCCGCCGGTGGGTATGACGCTGCCGCGCACCACGCCCTGGCCCGGGAGATCGCCGGCCGGGCGATCGTGCTGCTGAAGAACGAGGGCGACCTGCTCCCGCTGCCCGGCTCGGGCGTGTCGATCGCGGTGATCGGCGAGTTCGCCCGCACCCCGCGTTACCAGGGCGGCGGCAGCTCGCAGATCACGCCGACCCAGCTGGACGACGCGCTCACCCAGATCCAGGCCGCCACCAGCGCGGGCGTGACGTTCGCGCCGGGTTACACGGTCGAGGGCGCCGAGCCCGACGAGGCGCTCCTGGCCGAGGCCGCCGCCACCGCGCAGGCCGCCGACATCGCCGTGGTCTTCGTCGGCACCGTGCACGAGACCGAGGGCGCCGACCGTGACTCGCTCGACCTCCCGGCGGCGCACCTCGCGCTGATCGAGCGGGTCGCCGCCGCCAACCCGCGCACGGTCGTGGTGCTGTCCAACGGCGCGGTCCTGGCCACCAAGCCGTGGGACGAGTCGGTCCCGGCCCTGGTGGAGGGCTGGCTGCTGGGCCAGGCCGGTGGCAGCGCCCTCGCCGACGTGCTGTTCGGCCGGGTCAACCCGTCCGGCCGGCTCGCCGAGACGATCCCGCTGAAGCTGTCCGACCACCCCTCCTACCTGGACTTCCCCGGCGAGCACGGCCACGTGCGGTACGGCGAGGGCATCCACGTGGGTTACCGGGGATTCGACGCCCGCGAGCAGGCGGTGGCGTACCCGTTCGGTTTCGGTCTGTCGTACACGACCTTCGGCTACGGCGCGGCCACGGCCACCGCCACCGCGACGGGCGTCGAGGTGCGCGTCCCGGTCACCAACACGGGTCGCCGTGACGGGCGTGAGGTCGTCCAGGTCTACGTGTCGCTCCCCGGTTCCCGGGTGCGCCGCGCGCCGCGCGAGCTGAAGGCGTTCGCCTCCGTCGAGATCCCGGCCGGCGAGACCACCGAGGTCGTGCTCACCATCGATCGGGAGGACCTGGCCTACTGGGAGACCCGCCTGGGCCGCTGGGTCGTCGAGGGCGGCACCTACCACGTGGCCGTCGGTGCCTCCTCCCGCGACATCCGCTCCGAGGTGACGCTGGAGGTGCCCGCCGACGCGGCTCGGGTGCCGCTGACCGCGGAGTCCAGCGTGGGTGAGTGGTTCGCCGACCCGCGCGGTGCCGAGTTGCTGGGCGCCGCGTTCGCCGCCGCGACCGCCGATGCGGGCACCGAGGGAGGCCAGATGGCGGCTCTGACCGCCGACCCGGCCATGATGATGATGCTGGGCAGCCTGCCGCTGAGCCGCATGGCGACATTCCCGGGCAGCCCGTTGCGGGCCGGTCAGCTGGACAAGCTGGTGTCCGAGGCGAACGACTAG
- a CDS encoding TetR/AcrR family transcriptional regulator, whose translation MKTQPIRRERARLPAAERRRQIIEVTTRLIAERGFWGLSMQDVADGCTLTVPGLLHHVGSKDNLLVAVLEHRDETDTRTLAAELGVTAEELWTEGPGVTLRQVCSALVRRNAAQPEIVRLFAVLEAESLAPGHPAYRYFKLRQRRTLDMLSRIAPGGGDADRWALAGQVIAMMDGLQIQWLRDPAAIDLVESWEAAADRLFTGL comes from the coding sequence GTGAAAACCCAGCCCATCCGCCGTGAGCGGGCCCGGCTGCCGGCCGCCGAGCGGCGCCGGCAGATCATCGAGGTCACCACCCGCCTGATCGCCGAGCGCGGTTTCTGGGGGCTGTCGATGCAGGACGTGGCGGACGGCTGCACGCTGACCGTGCCGGGCCTGCTGCACCACGTCGGCTCCAAGGACAACCTGCTGGTCGCGGTCCTGGAGCACCGGGACGAGACGGACACCCGCACCCTCGCCGCCGAGCTCGGGGTGACCGCCGAGGAGCTGTGGACCGAGGGCCCCGGCGTCACCCTGCGGCAGGTCTGCTCGGCGCTGGTCCGGCGCAACGCGGCACAGCCGGAGATCGTCCGGCTGTTCGCGGTGCTGGAGGCGGAGTCGCTGGCGCCCGGCCACCCGGCCTACCGGTACTTCAAGCTGCGGCAGCGGCGCACCCTGGACATGCTCTCCCGGATCGCGCCGGGCGGCGGTGACGCGGACCGGTGGGCGCTGGCCGGCCAGGTGATCGCGATGATGGACGGCCTGCAGATCCAGTGGCTGCGCGACCCGGCCGCGATCGACCTGGTCGAGTCCTGGGAGGCGGCTGCCGACCGGCTCTTCACGGGACTGTGA